In one window of Halomarina pelagica DNA:
- a CDS encoding zinc finger Ran-binding domain-containing protein, translating to MSRGRGSGRGSTGGWRAAEGGVPPGGDAEESASSRGDDVRVRPGGRPPPIPDVVEWRCPHCGMHHPRNAPPCSRCGNPTLDRVAVALDPPERAAGPRERLAEVGRAAVPIAGLMLAVVGGAIVLYGGLIGTSTAAYVASGRLPSSARLLVVAGVAVLAIGAFLLFTGTRYPPDRF from the coding sequence ATCGACCGGCGGGTGGCGGGCCGCAGAGGGGGGCGTTCCCCCCGGCGGCGACGCGGAGGAGTCGGCGTCGAGTCGGGGCGACGACGTTCGCGTCCGTCCCGGCGGTCGGCCGCCGCCGATCCCCGACGTGGTCGAGTGGCGATGTCCACACTGCGGGATGCACCACCCGCGCAACGCGCCGCCGTGCAGTCGCTGCGGTAACCCGACGCTCGACCGCGTGGCCGTCGCCCTCGACCCGCCGGAGCGGGCGGCCGGCCCGCGCGAGCGCCTGGCGGAGGTCGGCCGCGCGGCGGTCCCCATCGCCGGACTGATGCTCGCGGTCGTCGGCGGTGCGATCGTGCTCTACGGTGGCCTGATCGGGACGAGCACCGCCGCGTACGTCGCCTCCGGGCGGCTCCCGTCGAGCGCGCGACTGCTGGTCGTCGCCGGCGTCGCCGTGCTCGCGATCGGGGCGTTCCTCCTGTTCACGGGGACGCGGTATCCCCCCGATCGCTTCTGA
- a CDS encoding flippase-like domain-containing protein — protein sequence MQQVDERSVAGRSIGRTVAPFALALVALAGLVVAMGPETVAAELARLDPTTFLAALGIALFAVVAWGDAQRRLFVSAGGRAPLGRFSAAYSLAVFERLALPAGHAAGPALMAHALDDEAETGFDRALAATSAAELLSLLASLLLAGVGLVAYLLASLLLAGVGLVAYLLAAPASAALRDVELGTLVASVVLAALLAAVWYRRGTVTWALAGTASLLRGSVGRVSPRTYDALDPERVESAVERYYDTLGAVAGDRRAVALAVLVSAVGWVCYSLPLTVGASALGHAVPLSLALFLVPASGLANAVPLPGGLGGVEVALAGALVALAGLAAPEAAAVVLAYRLCTYWGHLALTGLVALVGVTRWGIRP from the coding sequence GTGCAACAGGTAGACGAGCGGTCGGTCGCCGGTCGCTCGATCGGTCGGACGGTCGCCCCCTTCGCGCTCGCGCTGGTCGCGCTCGCCGGCCTCGTGGTCGCGATGGGTCCCGAGACGGTCGCCGCGGAACTCGCCCGGCTCGACCCGACGACGTTCCTCGCGGCGCTGGGAATCGCGCTGTTCGCCGTCGTCGCGTGGGGCGACGCGCAGCGCCGCCTGTTCGTCTCGGCGGGCGGACGCGCACCTCTCGGGCGGTTCTCCGCGGCCTACTCGCTCGCGGTGTTCGAGCGACTCGCGCTCCCCGCCGGCCACGCCGCCGGGCCGGCGCTCATGGCCCACGCGCTCGACGACGAGGCCGAGACGGGGTTCGACCGCGCGCTCGCCGCGACGAGCGCCGCCGAACTGCTGAGCCTGCTCGCCTCGCTGCTGCTCGCGGGCGTCGGCCTCGTCGCCTACCTGCTCGCCTCGCTGCTGCTCGCGGGCGTCGGCCTCGTCGCCTACCTGCTCGCCGCACCCGCCTCGGCCGCCCTGCGCGACGTGGAACTCGGCACGCTCGTCGCGTCGGTCGTCCTGGCCGCCCTGCTGGCCGCCGTCTGGTACCGCCGGGGGACGGTCACCTGGGCGCTCGCCGGGACCGCGTCCCTCCTGCGCGGGTCCGTCGGCCGCGTCTCCCCCCGTACCTACGACGCCCTCGACCCCGAGCGCGTCGAGTCGGCGGTCGAACGCTACTACGACACCCTCGGGGCAGTCGCCGGCGACCGGCGTGCAGTCGCGCTCGCCGTGCTCGTCTCCGCGGTCGGGTGGGTCTGCTACTCGCTCCCGCTTACCGTCGGCGCGAGCGCGCTCGGGCACGCCGTGCCGCTGTCGCTCGCGCTGTTTCTCGTCCCCGCCTCGGGGCTCGCCAACGCCGTCCCCCTCCCCGGCGGTCTCGGCGGGGTCGAGGTGGCGCTCGCGGGGGCGCTGGTCGCGCTCGCCGGCCTCGCCGCGCCGGAGGCGGCCGCGGTCGTGCTCGCCTACCGGCTGTGTACCTACTGGGGGCACCTCGCGCTGACGGGGCTGGTGGCGCTGGTGGGCGTGACCCGGTGGGGGATCCGGCCGTGA
- a CDS encoding SDR family oxidoreductase, with protein MADMTAEEALEEYGPSEIAPDDLLTVPDPAFAAENVALVTGAGNGIGRATALALAHNGLTVVATDVDEEGLAEVRAKRDDLGSPGRIVAVPGDLTDDDAVERMVDRAAEEGNLRYLANVAGIQHIAPLAEFPMERYDLMHRIMLRAPLLLSKRCVPHFRENPDGVGVVGNMASVHGHYVTRDKVAYNTLKFGLRGLTQSIAAEGEGTVRGFSVSTGYVKTELVARQLPDTADSRGITVEEAVEEVLLGQARVKELMEPYEVANLFVMGFSEHSRFLDGGDVLHDGGMTLTYE; from the coding sequence ATGGCCGACATGACCGCCGAGGAAGCCTTAGAGGAGTACGGCCCGAGCGAGATCGCGCCCGACGACCTGCTGACGGTGCCGGACCCCGCGTTCGCGGCGGAGAACGTCGCGCTGGTGACCGGGGCGGGGAACGGCATCGGGCGGGCGACGGCGCTCGCGCTCGCGCACAACGGGCTGACCGTCGTGGCGACCGACGTGGACGAGGAGGGGCTGGCGGAGGTCCGAGCGAAACGCGACGACCTCGGCTCGCCCGGGCGGATCGTCGCCGTCCCCGGCGACCTGACCGACGACGACGCGGTGGAACGGATGGTCGACCGGGCGGCCGAGGAGGGGAACCTCCGGTACCTCGCGAACGTCGCCGGCATCCAGCACATCGCCCCGCTCGCCGAGTTCCCGATGGAGCGCTACGACCTGATGCACCGGATCATGTTGCGCGCGCCGCTGCTGCTCTCGAAGCGCTGCGTTCCCCACTTCCGGGAGAACCCGGACGGGGTCGGCGTCGTCGGCAACATGGCCTCGGTCCACGGCCACTACGTGACCCGGGACAAGGTGGCGTACAACACGCTCAAGTTCGGCCTGCGCGGGCTGACCCAGTCCATCGCGGCGGAGGGCGAGGGGACCGTGCGGGGGTTCTCCGTCTCGACTGGCTACGTGAAGACGGAACTCGTCGCCAGACAGCTCCCGGACACGGCCGACAGCCGGGGGATCACCGTCGAGGAGGCGGTTGAAGAGGTCCTGCTCGGCCAGGCCCGCGTCAAGGAGTTGATGGAGCCCTACGAGGTGGCGAACCTGTTCGTGATGGGCTTCTCCGAGCACTCGCGCTTCCTCGACGGCGGCGACGTGCTCCACGACGGCGGGATGACGCTCACCTACGAGTGA
- a CDS encoding ABC transporter ATP-binding protein, producing the protein MDATVDGSNVDRPSEGTVGVDSALLGDDLSLSYRTSEEPVVECERIVVPRGEITALVGPNGSGKSTLLKALSNHLRPDRGVVALNGRDVREYGSKELARELGHLSQQNDSPESITVEDLLYHGRYPHRGFFDSVTDEDRRAVERAVSLAGIDHLRDEEIGQLSGGQRQLAWIGMVLAQDTDVLLLDEPTTFLDLHHQLRVMQTVKRLNEEEGVTVVTVLHDIAQAARFADYLIALKDGALYDWGPPRDVVTEELLADVFRVDAAVVEEGSNLQIVPKRPLEGDGPDP; encoded by the coding sequence ATGGACGCGACGGTCGACGGATCGAACGTTGATCGCCCATCGGAGGGGACCGTCGGCGTCGACTCGGCGCTGCTGGGCGACGACCTGTCGCTCAGCTACCGAACGAGCGAGGAGCCGGTCGTGGAGTGCGAGCGGATCGTCGTCCCGAGGGGCGAGATCACGGCGCTCGTCGGCCCGAACGGGTCGGGGAAGTCGACGCTGTTGAAGGCGCTCTCGAACCACCTGCGCCCCGACCGCGGGGTGGTCGCGCTCAACGGGCGCGACGTCCGGGAGTACGGATCGAAGGAACTCGCCCGCGAACTCGGGCACCTCTCCCAGCAGAACGACTCCCCGGAGAGCATCACCGTCGAGGACCTCCTCTACCACGGGCGGTATCCCCACCGCGGGTTCTTCGATAGCGTCACCGACGAGGACCGGCGGGCGGTCGAGCGAGCCGTCTCGCTCGCGGGGATCGACCACCTCCGGGACGAGGAGATCGGGCAGTTGAGCGGCGGACAGCGACAGCTCGCGTGGATCGGAATGGTGCTCGCCCAGGACACGGACGTGCTGTTGCTCGACGAACCGACGACGTTCCTCGACCTCCACCACCAGCTCCGGGTCATGCAGACGGTAAAGCGCCTCAACGAGGAGGAGGGCGTCACGGTCGTCACCGTGCTCCACGACATCGCGCAGGCGGCCCGGTTCGCGGACTACCTGATCGCGCTCAAGGACGGCGCGCTGTACGACTGGGGGCCGCCCCGCGACGTCGTGACCGAGGAACTCCTCGCGGACGTCTTCAGGGTCGACGCCGCCGTCGTAGAGGAGGGCTCGAACCTCCAGATCGTCCCGAAGCGACCGCTCGAAGGGGACGGCCCCGACCCGTGA
- a CDS encoding FecCD family ABC transporter permease yields the protein MDSDTAGETRRRHGTRFEWIDASLVSLIVGSIVVTVVGGLVQVSFGAYTMTLQEAWLAVFNPEVVFDPAAWEGFLLGGEIPEMNDRSLIVWNIRLPRVFVAILVGMNLAVSGAIFQAVTRNELASPYILGVSSGAGLAILLTLVVFSGLAPFLPLIASAGGAIAFLLVYVIAWKGGTSPVRLVLAGVIVGTVFQSLQTGLFFLADDLGVVQTAIAWTTGSLTGVDWEQVRLALPWTALSILFALVGSRQLNLLLLGERTARSLGMPVERVRFALSGVAIVAASGAIAVAGIVGFVGLIVPHVVRNIVGSDYKRLMLGCVFVGPALMVVADVGARLGMQVLFGSSGQLPVGILTGLIGGPYFLYLMRRTGTLGEI from the coding sequence ATGGACAGCGACACCGCAGGGGAGACGCGGCGACGACACGGGACGCGGTTCGAGTGGATCGACGCGTCCCTCGTCTCGCTGATCGTGGGCAGTATCGTCGTCACCGTGGTGGGCGGTCTCGTGCAGGTCAGCTTCGGCGCGTACACGATGACGCTTCAGGAGGCCTGGCTGGCCGTGTTCAACCCGGAGGTCGTCTTCGATCCCGCGGCCTGGGAGGGGTTCCTCCTGGGGGGTGAGATCCCCGAGATGAACGACCGGAGCCTCATCGTCTGGAACATCCGGCTCCCCCGCGTGTTCGTCGCGATCCTCGTGGGGATGAACCTCGCCGTGTCGGGGGCCATCTTCCAGGCGGTGACGCGCAACGAACTGGCGAGCCCGTACATCCTGGGGGTGAGTTCGGGTGCCGGCCTCGCGATCCTCCTCACGCTGGTCGTCTTCAGCGGCCTCGCGCCGTTCCTCCCGCTGATCGCGTCCGCGGGAGGGGCGATCGCGTTCCTGCTCGTCTACGTGATCGCCTGGAAGGGGGGCACCAGCCCAGTCCGGCTCGTCCTAGCGGGCGTCATCGTCGGGACGGTGTTCCAGTCGCTCCAGACGGGGCTGTTCTTCCTCGCGGACGACCTCGGGGTCGTCCAGACCGCCATCGCGTGGACGACGGGATCGCTCACGGGCGTCGACTGGGAGCAGGTCCGCCTGGCGCTCCCGTGGACGGCGCTCTCGATCCTGTTCGCGCTCGTCGGCTCCCGGCAACTGAACCTGCTCCTGCTCGGCGAGCGGACCGCGCGCTCGCTCGGGATGCCCGTCGAACGGGTCAGGTTCGCGCTCTCCGGGGTCGCCATCGTCGCCGCCAGCGGGGCGATCGCCGTCGCCGGGATCGTCGGCTTCGTCGGGCTCATCGTCCCGCACGTCGTCCGGAACATCGTCGGCAGCGACTACAAGCGACTCATGCTCGGCTGCGTCTTCGTGGGCCCGGCGTTGATGGTCGTCGCCGACGTGGGCGCGCGTCTCGGCATGCAGGTGCTCTTCGGCTCGTCGGGGCAACTCCCGGTCGGCATCCTGACCGGCCTCATCGGCGGGCCGTACTTCCTCTATCTCATGCGGCGGACGGGAACGCTGGGTGAGATCTAA
- a CDS encoding ABC transporter substrate-binding protein — translation MVEKRRADPTRRRFIRTGTGLAVGGALAGCAGRSDTEGSTPTGAEDDANGTDTAERDESYSVAMEPMGTVTFESVPERWIPYGGDYADMAVALGRADGITGIGGADRYYTDVYDELPGVSVDRDRIERHPEVRTKEQFYELDNDVHLYDPEMLVNWFDWDRADVEEIAENVGPFVGNLIFRREDAWHDYRYYTLYQAFEKVAEVFREEERYRAFEALHDEFVADVQRRLPPASERPSVLLTYEGTDEPETFSPYRLNDKGTSKKQWRDLGVGDALAGTGVKGISTTDRGELDYEALMEVDPEVILVRGHERKSAAEFRDTVLEFMRNHPVGRELTAVKNGRVYRGGYLYQGPIHNLFLTERAAQQLFPDVFGDVTSGEQLFDRGRVADIVKGDF, via the coding sequence ATGGTCGAGAAGAGACGGGCCGATCCGACGCGTCGGCGCTTCATCAGGACCGGAACCGGCCTCGCGGTCGGGGGGGCGCTCGCCGGGTGCGCCGGCCGATCCGACACCGAGGGGTCGACGCCGACCGGGGCGGAGGACGACGCGAACGGCACCGACACCGCGGAACGCGACGAGTCGTACTCGGTGGCGATGGAGCCGATGGGGACGGTCACGTTCGAGTCCGTCCCCGAACGGTGGATCCCGTACGGGGGCGACTACGCGGACATGGCCGTCGCGCTCGGGCGGGCGGACGGCATCACCGGAATCGGCGGAGCCGACCGGTACTACACCGACGTCTACGACGAACTGCCGGGCGTGAGCGTCGACCGCGACCGGATCGAGAGACACCCCGAGGTCCGGACCAAGGAGCAGTTCTACGAACTCGACAACGACGTTCACCTGTACGACCCGGAGATGCTCGTCAACTGGTTCGACTGGGACCGGGCGGACGTCGAGGAGATCGCCGAGAACGTCGGCCCGTTCGTGGGGAACCTGATCTTCCGGCGCGAGGACGCGTGGCACGATTATCGGTACTACACGCTCTATCAGGCGTTCGAGAAGGTCGCGGAGGTGTTTCGGGAGGAAGAGCGGTACAGGGCGTTCGAGGCGCTCCACGACGAGTTCGTCGCGGACGTGCAGCGACGGCTCCCGCCGGCCTCCGAACGCCCGAGCGTGCTGCTCACGTACGAGGGGACGGACGAACCCGAGACGTTCTCCCCGTACCGGCTCAACGACAAGGGGACGAGCAAGAAGCAGTGGCGCGACCTCGGCGTCGGCGACGCGCTTGCGGGGACCGGCGTGAAGGGGATCAGCACGACCGACCGCGGCGAACTCGACTACGAGGCGCTCATGGAGGTCGATCCGGAGGTCATCCTGGTCCGTGGCCACGAGCGGAAATCCGCGGCGGAGTTCCGCGACACGGTCCTCGAGTTCATGCGGAACCACCCCGTCGGGCGCGAGTTGACGGCCGTGAAGAACGGTCGCGTCTACCGCGGCGGTTACCTCTACCAGGGACCGATCCACAACCTGTTCCTGACCGAACGCGCGGCCCAGCAGCTGTTTCCCGACGTCTTCGGGGACGTCACGAGCGGTGAGCAGTTGTTCGATCGCGGGCGCGTCGCCGACATCGTCAAGGGCGACTTCTGA
- a CDS encoding HEAT repeat domain-containing protein — MPTPDEDDPRRDADARPPDSVRTAIEAGDWDAVASLIDGPDAEPLETRRERVRALKPVVEGRSDLHEHLAPLLRPLLDDEDRSIRLTATKHLVDVAAATPRAVAPVAPALTERLRDDFYFVRARSAEALGLLARRRPDAIDSTTVLARLVVGLSFDEPEVERKMAKALADVAIGEPRALRYLVSDLVDHLDAEDDLVRYHLVTALAAVATAHPGDVRAATAALTARLDDEVPFVRGRAAEALGLIAGPRPDSIAPAADRLAARSDDEDAFVAERARFARNRVEDDPDANGDRGGIGTLRGIADGTESIAEEIANPSPDDGRACPRCGEGVDARPPFCPACGVPFPPG; from the coding sequence ATGCCGACTCCCGACGAGGACGACCCCCGACGCGACGCCGACGCGCGCCCGCCCGACTCCGTTCGGACGGCGATCGAAGCGGGCGACTGGGACGCCGTGGCGTCGCTGATCGACGGGCCGGACGCGGAACCGCTCGAGACGCGACGGGAGCGCGTTCGCGCCCTGAAGCCGGTCGTCGAGGGGCGATCCGACCTCCACGAGCATCTCGCGCCCCTACTGAGGCCGCTTCTCGACGACGAGGACCGCTCGATCCGCCTGACCGCGACCAAGCACCTGGTCGACGTGGCGGCCGCCACCCCGCGCGCCGTCGCGCCGGTCGCGCCCGCCCTCACCGAGCGCCTCAGGGACGACTTCTACTTCGTCCGGGCCCGGAGCGCCGAGGCGCTCGGGCTACTCGCGCGCCGTCGGCCGGACGCGATCGATTCGACGACGGTGCTCGCCCGCCTCGTCGTCGGCCTCTCGTTCGACGAGCCGGAGGTCGAGCGGAAGATGGCGAAGGCGCTGGCCGACGTCGCGATCGGGGAGCCACGTGCGCTTCGATACCTCGTGAGCGACCTCGTCGACCACCTCGACGCGGAGGACGACCTGGTGCGCTACCACCTCGTGACGGCGCTCGCCGCGGTCGCGACCGCCCACCCGGGCGACGTTCGCGCCGCGACGGCGGCCCTGACCGCCCGGCTGGACGACGAGGTCCCGTTCGTTCGCGGTCGCGCGGCCGAGGCGCTCGGACTGATCGCGGGGCCGCGCCCGGATTCGATCGCTCCCGCGGCGGACCGCCTCGCCGCCCGCTCCGACGACGAAGACGCGTTCGTGGCCGAACGCGCGCGATTCGCGAGGAACCGCGTGGAGGACGACCCCGACGCGAACGGCGATCGCGGGGGGATCGGAACGCTCCGGGGTATCGCCGACGGGACCGAGTCGATCGCCGAGGAGATCGCGAACCCCTCTCCCGACGACGGACGGGCCTGTCCGCGCTGCGGCGAGGGGGTGGACGCCCGGCCGCCGTTCTGTCCGGCGTGCGGCGTCCCGTTCCCGCCCGGGTAG
- a CDS encoding ABC transporter substrate-binding protein, whose product MVKDRDSTRRTFLKTGAGALGASLLAGCAGGDGGDGEGGDANSSDQAKNDTTNGTSTSGGQETPYSVEIAPVGKVTFDQVPKTWVANNGSWADMGIALGQEPPKGVWLTSRYHTQYYDDIPGVSVDKSGMVSLYQDSVGKEQFYKLDGDVHVIDPNFLMNRFKGWERKDVDEIAKNVAPFFGNSIFSRGYPWHEDYRYYSLMEAFEKLAQVFQQQERYEAFEAVHETFQANLAPVVPGRKERPSVAVVWGSGDAPEKFYPYTIGEGTSFKHLRDLKVKDALANTSVKNFHESRGAIDFETLLEVDPEVLLIRGQEAKSAEEFQKTVVQFMKGHEVASELTAVKNGDVYRAGGLYQGPITNLVLTERLAADLYGSDAKLYDRKRVADIVNGDF is encoded by the coding sequence ATGGTGAAAGACCGCGATTCGACCCGCCGCACGTTCCTGAAGACGGGTGCCGGTGCGCTCGGCGCGAGCCTGCTCGCCGGTTGTGCCGGGGGCGACGGCGGCGACGGAGAGGGTGGGGACGCCAATTCGTCCGACCAGGCGAAGAACGACACGACCAACGGAACGTCGACGTCCGGGGGGCAGGAGACGCCCTACTCGGTCGAGATCGCTCCCGTGGGGAAGGTCACGTTCGACCAGGTCCCGAAGACGTGGGTGGCGAACAACGGGAGCTGGGCGGACATGGGCATCGCGCTCGGGCAGGAACCGCCCAAGGGCGTCTGGCTCACCAGCCGGTACCACACCCAGTACTACGACGACATCCCCGGCGTCAGCGTCGACAAGAGCGGGATGGTCTCGCTGTATCAGGACAGCGTGGGCAAGGAGCAGTTCTACAAGCTCGACGGTGACGTCCACGTCATCGATCCGAACTTCCTGATGAACCGGTTCAAGGGGTGGGAACGGAAGGACGTCGACGAGATCGCGAAGAACGTCGCCCCGTTCTTCGGCAACAGCATCTTCTCGCGGGGCTACCCGTGGCACGAGGACTACCGGTACTACTCCCTGATGGAGGCCTTCGAGAAGCTCGCGCAGGTCTTCCAGCAACAGGAGCGCTACGAGGCGTTCGAAGCGGTCCACGAGACGTTCCAGGCCAACCTCGCGCCGGTCGTTCCGGGACGGAAGGAGCGACCGTCGGTGGCCGTCGTCTGGGGGAGCGGCGACGCGCCGGAGAAGTTCTACCCCTACACGATCGGCGAGGGGACGAGCTTCAAACACCTCCGGGACCTCAAGGTGAAGGACGCGCTCGCGAACACGAGCGTCAAGAACTTCCACGAGAGTCGCGGGGCGATCGACTTCGAGACGCTCCTGGAGGTCGATCCGGAAGTGCTGCTGATCCGTGGACAGGAGGCGAAGAGCGCAGAGGAGTTCCAGAAGACCGTCGTCCAGTTCATGAAGGGCCACGAGGTCGCGAGCGAACTCACGGCCGTGAAGAACGGCGACGTCTATCGCGCGGGGGGGCTGTACCAGGGTCCGATCACGAACCTCGTGCTGACCGAGCGCCTGGCGGCCGACCTGTACGGCAGCGACGCGAAGCTGTACGACCGCAAGCGCGTCGCCGACATCGTCAACGGGGACTTCTGA
- a CDS encoding Rieske (2Fe-2S) protein, which yields MRDSVRASVASDGEDETVRIHDDAGEVTAGGATFRFEIDAGGSSRASAKPPDGTEEAVRAGRRDPRYVGPLAEIPSSSTLRREATNGRRGTEIILRREGDRVFAWRNSCPHRPTVRLDPGGGAIVDGGQLVCHEHGARFECDEGVCTSGPCRGDALDRIDVDVRDGEVYLSDERFEACHRLE from the coding sequence ATGCGCGACTCGGTTCGAGCGTCCGTGGCGTCGGACGGCGAGGACGAGACGGTTCGAATTCACGACGACGCGGGGGAGGTGACGGCTGGCGGTGCCACGTTCCGGTTCGAGATCGACGCCGGTGGCTCCTCTCGAGCCAGCGCGAAACCGCCGGACGGTACCGAGGAGGCCGTTCGGGCCGGCCGACGCGACCCTCGGTACGTCGGGCCGCTCGCGGAGATCCCGTCGAGTAGCACGCTCCGCCGCGAGGCGACGAACGGACGACGCGGTACGGAGATCATCCTGCGACGGGAGGGCGACCGGGTGTTCGCCTGGCGGAACTCCTGTCCCCACCGACCGACGGTCCGACTCGATCCGGGGGGAGGCGCGATCGTCGACGGCGGCCAGCTCGTCTGCCACGAGCACGGGGCTCGCTTCGAGTGCGATGAGGGCGTCTGTACGTCCGGGCCCTGTCGCGGGGACGCGCTCGACCGGATCGACGTCGACGTTCGAGACGGCGAGGTGTACCTCTCGGACGAGCGGTTCGAGGCGTGTCACCGACTCGAGTAG
- a CDS encoding Rossmann fold nucleotide-binding protein — MRVSVIGGGRIDEATYGTAREVGRLLGERGHTVVCGGLGGVMEAACRGVHDAREGVRRDGVRREEAPRNERAGVEGVSATDGDGGRTVGILPGTDPGAANEYVDTAVATGMGNARNVLVVLNGDAAIAVDGATGTLSELGHALDFGRPVAGIGAADLGGFRGFEAVETPAEAVESVERRVG; from the coding sequence GTGCGGGTCAGCGTCATCGGCGGCGGGCGGATCGACGAGGCGACCTACGGGACGGCCCGCGAGGTGGGCCGTCTGCTCGGCGAGCGCGGTCACACCGTCGTCTGCGGCGGACTGGGCGGCGTGATGGAGGCCGCGTGCCGGGGCGTGCACGACGCGCGGGAGGGAGTGCGGCGAGACGGAGTACGGCGGGAGGAAGCGCCGCGGAACGAGCGGGCGGGGGTCGAAGGCGTGTCGGCGACCGACGGCGACGGCGGTCGGACGGTCGGCATCCTCCCCGGGACCGACCCGGGCGCGGCGAACGAGTACGTCGACACCGCCGTCGCCACGGGGATGGGGAACGCGAGGAACGTCCTCGTGGTGTTGAACGGCGACGCGGCGATCGCCGTCGACGGGGCGACTGGGACGCTCTCGGAACTGGGTCATGCGCTCGACTTCGGCCGGCCGGTCGCGGGCATCGGCGCGGCGGATCTCGGCGGGTTCCGCGGGTTCGAGGCGGTCGAGACGCCCGCCGAGGCCGTCGAGTCGGTCGAGCGTCGGGTCGGGTAG
- a CDS encoding beta-ketoacyl-ACP reductase: MLSGQTCVVTGASRGIGRGIAIELGEHGASVAVNYRSSEDEARAVVEEIEDAGGSAIASRADVADLDAVRAMCEEVRDAFGPVDVLVNNAGITVDRTFANMTREDWDRVIDVNLGGMFNCTHCLFDDLLEAEHGRLINVSSVVGQQGNYGQANYATTKSGMFGFTRTIALEMARSGSTANCVAPGFVETDMLEQVPERVREKILERIPLGRFAEVEDVSGIVRFLAGEESSYMTGQILAVNGGMEW, translated from the coding sequence ATGCTCTCAGGGCAGACCTGCGTGGTGACGGGCGCATCGCGCGGCATCGGACGGGGGATCGCAATCGAACTCGGGGAGCACGGCGCGAGCGTCGCCGTCAACTACCGTTCCTCGGAGGACGAGGCGCGGGCGGTGGTCGAGGAGATCGAGGACGCGGGCGGGAGTGCGATCGCCTCGCGGGCCGACGTGGCCGACCTCGACGCCGTGCGCGCCATGTGCGAGGAGGTCCGCGACGCGTTCGGTCCGGTCGACGTGCTCGTGAACAACGCGGGCATCACGGTCGACCGGACGTTCGCGAACATGACGCGGGAGGACTGGGACCGCGTGATCGACGTGAACCTCGGCGGGATGTTCAACTGCACACACTGTCTGTTCGACGACCTGCTCGAGGCCGAGCACGGCCGGCTGATCAACGTCTCGAGCGTCGTCGGCCAGCAGGGCAACTACGGCCAGGCCAACTACGCCACCACCAAGTCGGGGATGTTCGGGTTCACGCGGACGATCGCGCTGGAGATGGCCCGCTCGGGGTCCACGGCCAACTGTGTCGCGCCGGGCTTCGTCGAGACCGACATGCTGGAGCAGGTCCCCGAGCGCGTCCGGGAGAAGATCCTCGAACGCATTCCGCTCGGGCGGTTCGCGGAGGTCGAGGACGTGTCCGGGATCGTCCGCTTTCTGGCGGGTGAGGAGTCGAGCTACATGACCGGCCAGATCCTCGCCGTCAACGGCGGCATGGAGTGGTGA
- a CDS encoding PIN domain-containing protein has product MTVFVETDFLLAIAKDDDWLQERAEDVLDEREVVTSPFAYLELLLVLERHQFNYVRLFANLLDVVPVGDENEQQVVLKAVAYFEDGMTPFDSFHAATAETRSLPLLSLDKAYEDVDPERLPLEPTADE; this is encoded by the coding sequence ATGACGGTGTTCGTCGAGACCGACTTTCTCCTCGCCATCGCCAAGGACGACGACTGGCTCCAGGAGCGCGCCGAAGACGTCCTCGATGAGCGGGAGGTCGTCACCTCGCCGTTCGCGTACCTGGAGCTGCTCCTCGTCCTGGAGCGCCATCAGTTCAACTACGTCCGCCTGTTCGCCAATCTCCTCGACGTCGTCCCGGTCGGCGACGAGAACGAGCAGCAGGTCGTGCTGAAGGCGGTCGCGTACTTCGAGGACGGCATGACGCCGTTCGACTCCTTCCACGCGGCGACCGCCGAGACGCGCAGTCTCCCCCTCCTCTCGTTGGACAAAGCGTACGAGGACGTCGACCCCGAGCGCCTGCCGCTGGAACCGACCGCAGACGAGTGA
- a CDS encoding AbrB/MazE/SpoVT family DNA-binding domain-containing protein, with the protein MSVETDSHGRLYLSATLRRKYGEKFHVVEYEDRIELIPIDEDPLQAVRDEIGDALEGTSREELREEALQRAKQEVEDDIERAKREAEDTAE; encoded by the coding sequence ATGTCCGTCGAAACCGACTCGCACGGCCGCCTCTACCTGTCCGCTACACTGAGGCGGAAGTACGGCGAGAAGTTCCACGTCGTCGAGTACGAGGACCGAATCGAACTCATCCCGATCGACGAGGACCCGCTCCAGGCCGTCCGCGACGAGATCGGGGACGCGCTGGAGGGGACGTCGAGAGAGGAACTGCGGGAGGAAGCGCTTCAGCGCGCGAAACAGGAGGTCGAGGACGACATCGAACGAGCGAAGCGCGAGGCGGAGGACACCGCTGAATGA